The Eretmochelys imbricata isolate rEreImb1 chromosome 26, rEreImb1.hap1, whole genome shotgun sequence genome contains the following window.
CcgaaactaaacaaaaaaaccccacaacaccaTTAGCTACCCTGTACACGGAATTACACTGGTGTTCCACTCCTCGTGGAACTCTAGTAGGCAGTGTCAGCACACAGGGCAGATCCGATTGCtccacagcaaaaaacaaacaaacaaaaaaagcagcaACTGAAGTCTCCCTCAGCAGGACTCCTTCCTAAAGGGCTTATTCTTGAGACCTGGAGTATTTCAGACCAACCACATAGCACAAAGATCCTGAGCTTGGGATACAGCCTCCTGTGGCCCTCAATATGGGGCTCCCTTCTCAAGCAGTCCTTCTCCTTACTAAAACTGCAGTCCTCTGATTGGAccatcagccccagccctgcttcttcACTGTATCTTGTGCAGCTGCGTGAGGTCTGTGCAAAGGGGTTAACTCCCTGCTTGCTGAAAAGAAGTAGGCCTTTTGTTGCCCACAAAACCACCATTGCATGGAGTTCAATCTACTCCTGGTTCGCTTCGAGTCTCCTGCTCCTAAATGTATCACTGTGAATGTCTCGATGTATTGCTAAGCTTTCTGATTTAAAGCactagaccccctcccccccaagttctTTTAAGTATAACTAGACTTTATTAATGAAGCACTAAGGATATTTAAACCATAACATAACAGAAGCCTGCCCAAGAGAGCAGGAATCTAGGAGCAAATTTGAGGAATCTATAGTTTATTGATCCTTGAAATACACCTTCCTACCCCCATTTATGGATATGTTAGTGACTGTCAAAGACTGGTGCTACATTGCAAACCGATCCCTCTTGTGTACTGACAGCACACAGAGGGACAGGTGAGTACCTAACAAGATTCCTTTTAGCCCTCCAGGATTCCTGAATCAGGTAGGATGccagtctgattttcaaaggtgccaagCATGTCCATTTCCCCTGGAGTTCAACACAATTTGTAGCAGCTCAGTGCTTGCTCATCTTAATCAAGCCTCAACAGCTGAATCCAGGGAGCTTTTGGATGAGAAATAAGCTCTTAAGCACAATACAATTTACATTAATGAGGAAGTTTGTCTAAGATTTTAGCCCAGAGGCCTGATCGATCTTCAGTGTTTCGCCATGTGCTCTTTAAATTTTCAATTAACCCCAGCTCGGCAGCTTTCATTGAAACCAATCCTTTTAGGGGCTGTGCTTCCACTGTGGGGGTAAGGAACAATCATTTGCTATGTCGTCCTTACTTTCCTTTCCCACAAGATCCAGGAGACCCGAACCACTGGCATCTCAGAGTCACTACACCGCTGGCACCTTTGGGGACAAGACTCAAGGGGAGAAAGGCAGGTCCACCCATTCTGGGTGCCAGAGACTCACCCTCACCAGCTGAAATTcccttgattttttaaaatttttttttttaaattactgccACTGGCTTTCATCTTTCTGATCCCGGGTTTAAGCCTTTGCCTTTCCCCCTCCTTTAATTTGCTATACCCAACCCCTACCCTTCACTCATTTTCATCTCCCCGTTCCTCCCACCTTCCCTATTCATCCCATCAGTTCCACACaagacccctgccccccagcagttTTTGAAAACCATCTGGAACGGTCAAATTCAACACACTGCTTTCCTCGGGAGCCTTATGAGCTATTCACCATTTCCTTTATCCTACCCCCATCCATCCCTCTAGGGTTCATTATCCACAACTGGTGTAACTTGTTGGGACAGCACCCAGAACAATACAGGCCTGATCCCCCATTGGGGCCTGTGGGCATTACCATGACACCAGTCAAGGCGCTAAAATAGCGCAACCAATTCTTGTCACAGCTTGAACTACTGAATCACTCTTTTGAAGCTGACACACAACGCATTCTAGTGCAGGcgttcttaacctttttcttttttgagccctcCGCATGCTATGCAAACTCCACAGCCCCTCTGCGCCACAATGGTTTTTTtgcctataaaagccagggccaagGTTAGGGGGCAGCAAGTAGGGCAGTTGCTCCGAGCCCCACGCCACAAAGGGtcctgtgaagctaagttactcaaactttggcttcagccccggctGGCAGAGCTTGGAACTCCAGGcaatggggcttcagctttctaccTGGGGCTCCAGCAAGTTGAATGTCAGCCCTGCTTGGTAAAACCCCTGAAACCCGCTTGTGGCCCCCCCTCAGGAccctggacccctggctgagaaccagtTCTACTGCAGAGTCCATAAAGTCAtgttccattccctgctcccctgaTGAATTGTGGGACCTTGGGAAAGCTGTTTATTGCTTATTTTCAAAGCTTATGGAGCTTTAGGGCACCACCCGTCTAtgaaggggggggagagagagagagagagagagagagagagtgtgtgtgtgagtgtgtgtgtgtgtgtgtgtgtgtgagtgtaaaaAGCATCTAGCGGAACAGGACCTCAATCCCACTGGAGAATTATTTGTAAAAGTAAGCGCTGGGGATAAAAACCCGATCGTTAAATCCTCACTAAGAGCACCGTTTAAAGGGAAACATACTTAGACCCTGAAACTCTCCCTTCcaactttttgttgtttttagaaGTGAAAGTCACCCCTTCAGTTTCATATTTTTGCATGCTGAGTTTGAGACACTCCATATCTTTCAGTAAATGATCCTTGGCATTCCCCGTGCCAGTCAGACTCTGCATGGCCACTGTGCAAACTTCCTCCCCACTTCACCACTAACCTCAACCCACATCCGAAGGGAGCCCTTTACCTAAGCATGCTTTTGTGCTCACTCGGTTCTCGGCATCTCGGCAGGAAGTACAAGCTCTGACAATCATTTGGGTAATCGTCCTGATAACAATTATCAGGTCAATGAGTGCAACAAGTTTGTACCAGCATTCCAGACATCAGAAACAAGTGATTAAGCCACTTGCTGCTGTGGAAGTATATCATCTTACGTATTCATTTAGCTAGCAATCAGAAAATTACCACAATACCAAGCACATTTCTCCTTCAGGTGGTGTGTTTTCCTTCAGTTTTATGTGATGTGctactccattttttaaaagctatttgttCTTACTCACCGAAGGTTCAGTTTAAGCCTTCATTACAATTCCATTTTGAAGTGGCAATCATCCAAACTAACTTTTCCAGCAATCAGAATAAAGCTAGACCTGTACAATCATAGGCATGGCTACAGCATAACCCTCTGCAACCGATATTGGTAAAACCAGACTTGCATGTTCAAGCATGGATTTTAAAGTAAAATCAGGGTCACACTGACAAGTCTAGCACAAAACCCCAGGAACAGAATGGTCCAAGCTTTCTTAATCTGTGCTTGAGCCTGTCTCTGGCAGGAATTTGTGAGGAATTGCAAACCATGAGTCAAATTAATAGACTGAGGACAGAAGAGACcattacaatcatctagtctgaccacctccAAACACAAGCCCATATCTTGTGGTTGAACAAGAgtacatcttttagaaagacaggcAACTTCTGCCTTTGTGTGGGCACTTGAATTACCTGgaaccctcctacaccctgaTGCTATACAGCAGGAAGCTTAATTTGGCCTGAGGGGAATATACAGGATGGTCATCAAGCTAAGATCTGGGCTAGGACTCAGGAAATATGGGTTCCAGTCTCTGCTCCAGACCACAGGTAAATCATTCGTCTCAGCGTTTCAGATTTccatttgtgaaatggggataattccTCCCTGCCTCACGGGGGTTgtgataataaaattaataaatatgaAGTGCTCAGTCAGATACCGTGTCAGTGCTACGCAGATTATCTACAATATACAAAAAGGCACAATTCCTTGAGCTGGAGATACGAGAAAGTTTGTTTTTGTGAATGTAAGTGCCTGAAGGATTTTTGCAGGAGGATTTAGCCTAACTTCTCCTTAAATCACTCCCCCATCTCCTTTCAACTCCTTGGAAGTTGTACAGCTAAAAGACTGTTTTTAAACCTGGAAACAAAAGGTTAAAATGCTACTGGCAAGCTGCGTTTTTTACATTTAAagcaaacctgttcttgaaatTGTATTCGCTTTAGAAGGTAAGATCTCCTCAACACTTACAGTGATTGGTTCTAAAACTTGAGTCCCAATTCTGGAAGCGTTCTCCCACTGGAGAAAGCATAACTACACTTGTAAAAGTTTACAGGCTTGGGCCCATAACATACAGAAACAGCCAGTCCTCCCACTCATTGCAACCATTTTCCTTTTCCAAAGTAGCAGCGTGCTTTAGGTCAGCACACACTAAGTAGCTCTGAAAATTTAGAAGAATATTCAGATAGCATCAGGTCAGCATGGTCTTTGGTAAGCCCTTTGGGTAGTTCTGATCTGTGTTCTAAAAACTGATTGAAACATTATGCTTACTATGCCTGCCAAGCTGCTGCTTTTCTAGAGTAACCAGAGTTTTAAATGCGGCACACGCTGTAGCAGTCAGCTACATAGTGATGTCCTAGTCAGACCTGCACTGTAAAATACTTCGCATCTCTTCAGCTCTAAGTTATGGGGAGCTTTAAGAGCTCTACTGACATTAATTATGCCACACAACAGGCCTCTGAGGAAAGATATTTGATATACTTGGAAATTTCTATCATACAGCAAGCCGTGTTTACAAGATTGAACAATGGCCCTGATACAGGCACAAGACAGATCCATCCCCAATATCTTTTCCTGCTCACCGATTGGGGAATCTCTTCATCCACCAGTGCAGTGCAGCAACTTCTGGGATGGAGCTTAACCCCCTCGAACTGCATATCCGATCACGGTACACCAGTTCAAAACAGGAAGTGAAGACATACAAACCACCCACAGATCTGTTTGctcttagttttaaaaaaaatggacaaaAGTCAGCTCTCTTCAGAAGCTGGGGGGATTCTAATATTAAGACTCGCATCAAGTTTCATAACACATTTATACTCACCATGGCAGGTGATTTTTAACGGGCATGTTAGAAGCGAGCGCCCGCACTGTTTTATATAGGATAATAAAGTTTTCATCAACCAGAGGTTCATATAAATGCCACTTTTAATCATGAACAAGTTTGCTTTCAAGTAAAActaatattgttttaaataaaatataaattaacagGTAAGAAGTTATACcaggaaagaacaaaaataaagacaaatgtgCACTAACTGAAGTCTGTGCATTTTCCAGTCCTTTCAAGCTTATGAGAGTTTCAGGGAGATCTCTGGACCATCATGAAACACTGTCAAATGAAGGATTAAAAAGAAATCACTTTTGCCACCATAAAACTATGCTTCTGAGACATCAAGGCGAAATCTATAATGACTAAACGAAGCAATGATTTCAGTTGTGTTTTGCATAAACACAGCAGTAGCCACAATAGATGTTTCTCTTCCGTTGCAGTACCTCAACACTTAAGATGTCAGCTTTTCACATTTTAACAGGTCCATTTGTTACTGcttctaaaaaaaccccacacttccTTTTTCTTGATTTAGGAGGCTGAGAGTTTAGAAGCTGAGTGATATCAACCATGGACTTGAACAAAAATATGCACAGCTATATCCACTCATCCTACCTAGTAAGTGATATTTCAGTATTTTACTGAGGAAAGAGAAATCAATCATTCTGTTACCATAAGCTGCCTCCACTTATTTGTTTACTGGCATCAAGTCTTGACTTCCCCTCCCCTTTAACGTGAAAGtgcatttacttttttaaattacttttaaaaaacatttttggcaGATATTCTCTAGTCCATTCGGCATAGTCTGACCTCGATTTCCCATAATCTAAGTTGTTTCCAAAGCTCTTGCTGAGTTGAATACTGCTGGGAGAGGTTTCCTCATATGATttttgtggggggcgggagggagaaaCCCTGAGGTAAAAAAAAATGGCTTGTACTTTAAAAAGTCTAATAAGGAGGCTCTTTATCCTGGCGTTTCATAAGGCTCCTGGAATCTTCTGCGGTGGGAGGCCTTCCTCAAGCCAGAGAGAAGCGGATGAGCCATTGCGCAGCATTCTCCGGTGAATCCGTCTCAGCCTCAGCAGATACAGCACAATGGACAGCAGCACAATCAGAAAACAGACGAAGAACAAGTAGTGATTGTAAACAAAGGAGAAGCCCCTCCAGTGGGAGTGATTTCCTCTGAAGTTCTCTTGCTGGATGTCTCTGAgaaacaaagggggaaaacacGTACAAAACAGGAAACAGGACTTCAATCCTTCAGCAAGGCAAAAAAATTGCCTTTTGATCATCTTACCACAAAAACTGAAAGCACGTACACTAAACACATCTCAGCAACCATTACTGTCGTTGAGCTATCTGAAGACAAGAGGAATCTGGCTGACTTGCTGGCGTTTGTTTTTTATCCGCAGAGATTTTTACAAGAcatgctttgatttaaaataagcaCCCAGGCCCTACGTACAAGTGTTTTATATGCTAAACTTGAAGCAATGTTTCCTCTGCTCTTGTTCGCCACCTGCTTTCATATCAAGCCACCCCACCATCCAAGCCTTGCACCTAACCATTTGCAAAAACAAACAGTACCTTAAAGGTAAAAATCGTGTTCGGTAAAGGATGGCTCCCAAAGTCCATTGCACTTCCTTATCATAAAcctgcagagcagtttttaagtTGCTGTAGTTGATGGGAAAAGAGAAACCACTGTGGAACACTTCATACATCCAGGAAGACTTAAAACACTGATACCTACAGAATAAGCAGAATAAAGGCTGGTTATGTgtcatttgatttttcattttttaatactACTTATACAGTGCCATCAGGTCACGCAGCACTTACATATACAAGATTCAGATCCCTGCTCTGAGGGGTTCATAACCCACTGTAAAGACAAGAATATAGATAGCCCCAGGCCCAATGGTCTTCCACATTATATACGCTAGGTCTTCTCTGTGCCTGTCTTATAGGTGACAGCGGGTTAACCAATCTCTTATTATTTAAGCCCACTCTTCTTCTCCTCCGATCCAGTACTGATGTGGGTTAGCTGTTTTGGGCCTCACGGGAACTGGGGGtttgttccccccccaccaccacttttaTGAAGGGATGGCACCAAGCACAATGAGACTGGAAAGCAACACGGAAGCCTCGATTCCTAGTCACCTGCTCCAATCACGAAACTACACGGCAAGGTAACACCTGTCCTGCCAATCAGTGACATACGGAGATACCTCAGATTTCATTAAGAAGTTTTATAAACCGCAATAAAAATGCATTACAAGATTGTTTCCCATACTCCAAGAGTTGCATTGCTGTATTGCTAAAGAGCAACACTGGTTTACGATCAAGCTCTCTTATAGCGGATGCAATTAAGTTTCACTCAACCTGATCACAataggtcccttctggcctgggaatcttcAAACTTGCATTCAGATTTccaatgcctttttaaaaagggagagacccaccttctctctctaatatcctgggactgacacagctacacctATGCCACATacaacaatgttttaaaatcagtCATTTGGGCATGACGCTTCTCTTCTGGCAACTCTGCACGAATGATTtctgctgtacaaacatgaatACTCACTTCAATCTATGAAGATCAGCATGTGATGCATAAAGACCACGGTCAAACCGTTCCTGCAGGACAGACCACTTAGTGGCACAATAATCCTTAACGAAACAAAAAAAGGCTCTGTTTACATACTAAATTAAGGAAAATATGCGATGCCAATGGATAAGCAGCTTTATAAACAatgaaatggaatttaaaaataaaagtcaagGGAAGGCTGGCAAAAAGTTAGTGGGTCACAGTTGGTTTGTGTTCTGGTCTCCTTTTATATGATTTGAAGCACATCTGCTGCATGACAGATAAAGAGACTGAAGTTACATTTTTCAAGTGTAAGAGTTCGGCCTGAGTTTTCTACAGTTCCAGCCCAGAATTTGAGAGCTGAACTCCAGACGATCTTGCTCATCCTAGAATCCCTCTACTATTATGTAGTAGCGAATCGTTCTCATGAGAAAACCCCGATGAGGCCAGACAATGAGCTACTGTCAGTTATATAGGTAAAAGGAGTTTGGATTCCAAAAGAAAAGCCTCATTGCCCCAGTTTCAGAAGTGGACGCTGTTTTGGATTACTAGGAAGATTATACCACAAGTATACTTCACCTTTGCAGCTTTAATAAATTTAGCAGCACTGTAGTCTCCCCCCATACGCAATACATCTTCGGTACAGTAGAAGAACTCAGAGAAGCCATAAAACTCGCTGTTCTGGAAGTGCACTGCAGGCTGATAGATGCCGTTTAAAGAGGTCTGGGTTTCATTGGTCTTATTCATGAGAGGCTGAATAATTTCACGACACAGATTAAAATCTCCAGTCCCTCGCATGTACAGTGTCTGTCCATTCTGTCGGATTTCATCCTCAACCTCTAGAGGCAGGCAAGGGTCCAGGTAGGGAGACTCAGAAGTCATACCAGTCTGTTTACCCAGAAGTCTGTCGTAAAATTAAGCACAGTTGAAACAATTGCAGGTACAGTACGCTCAAAATCTTATTTCGGACAAAGTTACATCATCAAAACAGATAGAATGAAGACCAAGTCATTCTGACTGGAGCAAGTTTTGGCACCTACTTTTGCATTCAGAAACCATCATTCAGAGTACATGAAGTCAGGCACGCTGCGCTAGATCTACCGGAGCTATAAGCCATTTGGTCCGGAGACAGAGGAAACAAAAATTCAAGCCACTGCAGATTTTTTGTATTATGTTAAGATTTTACAATAACTCCATGAAGTGCATCTAAAAATGCCTCGGTGCAGAGCAGGCTTTATTCAGAATGCTGAAGCTACCAGAAACAACAGCTGCATCGCTACTCCGGTTACAGCCTGGCTAACTGATGCAAAAGTCTTTAATTAGCATAATTAAAGAAAAGTTTCATAAAAACAGTAACTGGAAGttggtacaaaaaaaaaaaaaaaaacacacacacacacacacaagtagagGTGCAGCTAAAATGGATTCTAAGGCCCCGTCGACAGTGCCCCACATTTTGGATCAAGGTGGTGTCAACAGCAaggtgctgtgctgtaactcccccgtGTGGACACTGTGCACACAAACTAAAATAAGCAaagttaataacttagtgcagcttgataacttaattggttaacaacacagtaaaagcatcctgattggttagtCATTAAATCACACCGTGTTTCAATAGCACGTGCTGCGAAGAGCCGCAGGAGGCTCATTAAAGGACTACTTGTGGCTCCCACGCTTCAGTCCGAGTATGACTGCTCCAGGCTGATGCAGTGTGGGATCTGGAGGAGATTTCTGTTTTGAGGGCAAGTCAGAGAATTTTCCCTCAgccccaaaaaagaaaacaattattcTATTTATCCAGTCAGACATTTGATACCTGCAGTTAACTATACAGCTAGAACAGACTGCTTGGCTCAGTGAAGTCCGAGCACCTCACATGGGCTAATTCAAATGCTCCCAGGCCCTCCTGTGGCTGAAGGAATAATTCCTCCATCAGCAATCTCAATGGTAATTTACAGCACTTGTATAAAAATTGACTGTTTCCTAGAACAGAGCTTCAAAATAATTTGCTGGAATGGCAGGTCTTGGGAACACCAAACACTTTGGATCATGAAAGCAGGCTTAGGTGATTCTCCCAGTCCACGCTTTCTTCCCTGCAGCAGGACAGTTCCGTAGCCCTGAGAGTAAAGCCATGCGGCAGCATTAAAGCACTTGAGTCCTGCTGAGCTAGCCATTCTCTGAACATCATACTTCTGCCATTTGTGGGTCACAAACCTATTTCAGTCTATCAAGGTTCCAGAGTATTCACGTTAGGGAATGAGTAGGAATAGTATTTAAAGAGGGACAGTATACTGCTCAACAATTTTAGATGTGTCTATTTAGGAGGTCTACATTTTGCTTGGGTTTTCAGGACAGTTTAAGCATTTATAATATGCAATCAACCACACAGCAGATTACCTGTTTCTAAACATTGTGCTGGTAAATATACTGTCCTCGTATCTCTGCCGTGCTGCATTCCCACCAAAACCAAGGAACGTCGCTACATACACTCTGTACACGTGCTCGGTCTGATGAGCATCACAGCCCAAATTGAACTCTGCAAGTAAGTTTTTGGCTACTTCCTCCTGCAAGCACCGAAGT
Protein-coding sequences here:
- the ENTPD4 gene encoding ectonucleoside triphosphate diphosphohydrolase 4 isoform X2, producing MGRISISCLFPASWHFSISPVGCPRILNTTLRQIIVIGILAAAGSLLYYSLVIRNKYGRLYRDKKFHRYLARVTDTEATDTSNPNLNYGIVVDCGSSGSRIFVYCWPRHNGNPHDLLDIKQMRDKNRKPVVMKIKPGISEFASSPERVSDYISPLLNFAAEHVPRAKHKETPLYILCTAGMRILPESQQKAILEDLLTDIPVHFDFLFSDSHAEVISGKQEGVYAWIGINFVLGRFEHIDDEDDAVVEVHIPTSENKEAIIRKRTVGILDMGGVSTQIAYEVPKTEEVAKNLLAEFNLGCDAHQTEHVYRVYVATFLGFGGNAARQRYEDSIFTSTMFRNRLLGKQTGMTSESPYLDPCLPLEVEDEIRQNGQTLYMRGTGDFNLCREIIQPLMNKTNETQTSLNGIYQPAVHFQNSEFYGFSEFFYCTEDVLRMGGDYSAAKFIKAAKDYCATKWSVLQERFDRGLYASHADLHRLKYQCFKSSWMYEVFHSGFSFPINYSNLKTALQVYDKEVQWTLGAILYRTRFLPLRDIQQENFRGNHSHWRGFSFVYNHYLFFVCFLIVLLSIVLYLLRLRRIHRRMLRNGSSASLWLEEGLPPQKIPGAL
- the ENTPD4 gene encoding ectonucleoside triphosphate diphosphohydrolase 4 isoform X1, which gives rise to MGRISISCLFPASWHFSISPVGCPRILNTTLRQIIVIGILAAAGSLLYYSLVIRNKYGRLYRDKKFHRYLARVTDTEATDTSNPNLNYGIVVDCGSSGSRIFVYCWPRHNGNPHDLLDIKQMRDKNRKPVVMKIKPGISEFASSPERVSDYISPLLNFAAEHVPRAKHKETPLYILCTAGMRILPESQQKAILEDLLTDIPVHFDFLFSDSHAEVISGKQEGVYAWIGINFVLGRFEHIDDEDDAVVEVHIPTSENKEAIIRKRTVGILDMGGVSTQIAYEVPKTVSFASSQQEEVAKNLLAEFNLGCDAHQTEHVYRVYVATFLGFGGNAARQRYEDSIFTSTMFRNRLLGKQTGMTSESPYLDPCLPLEVEDEIRQNGQTLYMRGTGDFNLCREIIQPLMNKTNETQTSLNGIYQPAVHFQNSEFYGFSEFFYCTEDVLRMGGDYSAAKFIKAAKDYCATKWSVLQERFDRGLYASHADLHRLKYQCFKSSWMYEVFHSGFSFPINYSNLKTALQVYDKEVQWTLGAILYRTRFLPLRDIQQENFRGNHSHWRGFSFVYNHYLFFVCFLIVLLSIVLYLLRLRRIHRRMLRNGSSASLWLEEGLPPQKIPGAL